In Rhineura floridana isolate rRhiFlo1 chromosome 6, rRhiFlo1.hap2, whole genome shotgun sequence, one genomic interval encodes:
- the LOC133387173 gene encoding oxidative stress-responsive serine-rich protein 1-like isoform X2 — MLEIEENLQAAFKKLRVDSEGSTASLSVNEGAPARAHVRSTDETKVKSVGASKESWHWCLKKPLRGTVRTQRRRRSKSPILHPPKFIHCTTKMLPCNQPVLQNPTDASESSNGLDVSTPKEFPKNEQASHPLNYVGKKQKGAEHSGVPMVEMPKNKLENGHAGAFLTSAVLKAADLSDFQSVSEQNKGNLCACKDKTCQCKQWQDMKVYMFSGPQNFHQSVPKRTAHVQDNSQPLPSRTPSSALRSCSEQARAHVDDVTMEDLSGYMEYFLYIPKKMSHMAEMMYT, encoded by the exons ATGTTAGAGATTGAAGAGAATCTCCAAGCAGCTTTCAAAAAGCTAAGAGTTGACTCAGAAGG ATCCACTGCTTCTCTTTCTGTAAATGAGGGGGCGCCTGCTAGAGCACATGTAAGATCTACAGATGAAACCAAAGTGAAGTCTGTGGGTGCCTCTAAAGAGAGCTGGCATTG GTGTTTGAAGAAACCTTTGAGAGGAACGGTGAGGACACAGCGTCGCCGGCGGTCAAAGTCTCCAATACTCCATCCTCCTAAGTTTATCCACTGTACTACCAAAATGCTGCCTTGTAACCAACCAGTGCTCCAGAACCCAACAGATGCTTCTGAGAGCAGCAATGGCCTGGATGTGTCAACCCCAAAGGAATTCCCTAAGAATGAACAGGCCAGTCATCCCCTCAATtatgttggcaagaaacaaaaggGTGCTGAGCATTCTGGGGTGCCTATGGTTGAAATGCCCAAGAACAAACTTGAAAATGGCCATGCTGGTGCTTTTCTTACTTCAGCAGTTCTAAAGGCTGCAGATCTTTCTGATTTCCAATCTGTGTCTGAGCAAAATAAAGGGAACCTCTGTGCATGTAAAGACAAAACCTGCCAGTGTAAGCAGTGGCAGGATATGAAAGTGTACATGTTTTCTGGCCCACAAAATTTTCACCAGTCTGTACCTAAAAGAACAGCACATGTGCAAGACAATTCCCAACCTTTGCCATCAAGAACTCCCTCCAGCGCTCTTAGGTCTTGCTCTGAGCAAGCCAGGGCTCATGtggatgatgtgactatggaagaccTTTCAGGGTACATGGAATATTTCCTGTATATCCCGAAGAAAATGTCCCACATGGCAGAAATGATGTACACCTGA
- the LOC133387173 gene encoding oxidative stress-responsive serine-rich protein 1-like isoform X1, which translates to MQSFVNGRSRVKLPRRSVPYYFVISVCREKAVDHSLTMLEIEENLQAAFKKLRVDSEGSTASLSVNEGAPARAHVRSTDETKVKSVGASKESWHWCLKKPLRGTVRTQRRRRSKSPILHPPKFIHCTTKMLPCNQPVLQNPTDASESSNGLDVSTPKEFPKNEQASHPLNYVGKKQKGAEHSGVPMVEMPKNKLENGHAGAFLTSAVLKAADLSDFQSVSEQNKGNLCACKDKTCQCKQWQDMKVYMFSGPQNFHQSVPKRTAHVQDNSQPLPSRTPSSALRSCSEQARAHVDDVTMEDLSGYMEYFLYIPKKMSHMAEMMYT; encoded by the exons TCTGCAGAGAGAAAGCAGTGGATCATTCTCTAACAATGTTAGAGATTGAAGAGAATCTCCAAGCAGCTTTCAAAAAGCTAAGAGTTGACTCAGAAGG ATCCACTGCTTCTCTTTCTGTAAATGAGGGGGCGCCTGCTAGAGCACATGTAAGATCTACAGATGAAACCAAAGTGAAGTCTGTGGGTGCCTCTAAAGAGAGCTGGCATTG GTGTTTGAAGAAACCTTTGAGAGGAACGGTGAGGACACAGCGTCGCCGGCGGTCAAAGTCTCCAATACTCCATCCTCCTAAGTTTATCCACTGTACTACCAAAATGCTGCCTTGTAACCAACCAGTGCTCCAGAACCCAACAGATGCTTCTGAGAGCAGCAATGGCCTGGATGTGTCAACCCCAAAGGAATTCCCTAAGAATGAACAGGCCAGTCATCCCCTCAATtatgttggcaagaaacaaaaggGTGCTGAGCATTCTGGGGTGCCTATGGTTGAAATGCCCAAGAACAAACTTGAAAATGGCCATGCTGGTGCTTTTCTTACTTCAGCAGTTCTAAAGGCTGCAGATCTTTCTGATTTCCAATCTGTGTCTGAGCAAAATAAAGGGAACCTCTGTGCATGTAAAGACAAAACCTGCCAGTGTAAGCAGTGGCAGGATATGAAAGTGTACATGTTTTCTGGCCCACAAAATTTTCACCAGTCTGTACCTAAAAGAACAGCACATGTGCAAGACAATTCCCAACCTTTGCCATCAAGAACTCCCTCCAGCGCTCTTAGGTCTTGCTCTGAGCAAGCCAGGGCTCATGtggatgatgtgactatggaagaccTTTCAGGGTACATGGAATATTTCCTGTATATCCCGAAGAAAATGTCCCACATGGCAGAAATGATGTACACCTGA